In Labilibaculum sp. DW002, one DNA window encodes the following:
- a CDS encoding ankyrin repeat domain-containing protein yields the protein MKIKSVFCLLTILLLLVLLLLLLSACESSSNSEDLLNAIRASDSPLVEKLVNKGVDLNHLTKKGTALHLAIQNRMVSSSLLLIDQGVNINALDSVGLTPIHWAARRALPQVTEKLIKHGCNINIKDADGYTPLNYAVKACNQEVIRILLRNGAVVYKNHLANLSDGPFVDWTEKGMYAYYLKQDSLTGSTFLSGKSFDRQTRSFHGWAGDSMTYQIPDTKIPVAKIVTTEPIFVLGDIHGQFDRMVKNLKNHGVINEQLNWNWGKGHLVYVGDIFDRGLKVTETLWFIYRIGQEAKKAGGQVHFVFGNHELMVLENDIRYIAKKYKNLCGNLGLNYTELFHPNSVLGEWLRSQNSTMQINDVLFVHGGISPNQVDSDISLEEINSLTRKFLLAGTNPINEEKYNQIMRSHGPFWYRGYFMSREKRYPKISKDKLSEVLDKLKLSTIVVGHTETDILSSTFDGRIIDVNIPLADSNVPDQALLIKDGQFYHLSENGSKKIIK from the coding sequence ATGAAAATTAAATCAGTATTTTGTTTATTAACTATCCTCTTGCTACTAGTATTATTATTATTATTATTATCAGCATGTGAATCATCCTCCAATAGTGAAGATCTTCTTAATGCTATTCGGGCTTCAGATTCTCCTTTAGTTGAAAAACTGGTGAATAAGGGTGTTGATCTTAATCACTTAACAAAAAAGGGAACAGCTTTGCACTTAGCTATTCAAAACCGAATGGTTTCATCATCACTTCTCTTAATTGATCAGGGAGTAAATATTAATGCTCTTGATTCAGTAGGATTAACACCGATTCACTGGGCAGCTAGACGTGCTTTACCACAAGTTACTGAAAAACTAATAAAGCATGGTTGTAATATCAACATAAAAGATGCTGATGGTTATACTCCTTTAAATTATGCAGTCAAGGCTTGCAATCAAGAGGTTATTCGTATTCTATTGAGAAATGGTGCTGTAGTATATAAAAACCACTTAGCTAATTTAAGTGATGGTCCCTTCGTAGATTGGACTGAAAAAGGTATGTATGCGTATTATCTAAAGCAGGATTCTCTCACAGGCTCTACATTCCTATCGGGAAAGTCTTTTGATCGTCAGACGCGTTCTTTTCATGGTTGGGCAGGTGATTCAATGACTTACCAAATTCCAGACACTAAAATTCCTGTAGCAAAAATTGTAACGACTGAGCCCATTTTTGTATTAGGTGATATTCATGGTCAGTTTGATAGAATGGTGAAAAATCTGAAAAATCATGGGGTGATTAATGAGCAACTTAATTGGAATTGGGGCAAAGGTCATCTAGTATATGTAGGAGATATCTTTGATAGAGGATTGAAGGTTACAGAAACTCTTTGGTTTATCTATCGAATCGGACAAGAGGCTAAAAAAGCAGGAGGGCAAGTTCATTTTGTTTTTGGGAATCATGAGTTGATGGTATTGGAAAATGACATTCGTTATATTGCTAAAAAATATAAAAATCTTTGTGGTAACTTAGGTCTTAATTATACGGAGTTATTTCATCCTAACTCTGTATTGGGTGAGTGGCTTAGATCACAGAATTCGACCATGCAAATTAATGATGTCCTTTTTGTTCACGGTGGAATTTCTCCTAATCAAGTAGATTCAGACATTTCTTTAGAGGAAATTAATAGTTTGACTAGAAAATTCTTGCTAGCTGGAACAAATCCTATTAATGAAGAAAAATATAATCAGATTATGAGATCCCATGGACCTTTTTGGTATCGAGGATACTTTATGTCTAGAGAGAAACGTTATCCAAAAATTTCGAAAGATAAACTAAGTGAAGTTTTGGACAAATTAAAACTCTCTACCATTGTTGTTGGTCATACAGAAACAGATATTCTGAGTAGTACATTTGACGGCAGAATTATAGATGTAAATATTCCGTTGGCTGATAGTAATGTGCCAGATCAGGCTCTACTCATTAAAGACGGTCAATTTTATCATCTTTCAGAAAATGGATCAAAAAAAATAATAAAATAG
- a CDS encoding RagB/SusD family nutrient uptake outer membrane protein: MKNIYIIAFSFVLLLSSCSEDYLDLDSSTSQSMDAVNTLDDVEMLLHGAYNILSDNDYYNNGYLARSDVRADDMLSLSSSRLGTENRYQYTPEKCTSGMWSVPYTAIRQANRVLNHLEAIEAVSESDVTMKNSMKGQALTIRALAHFDLCRMFGLPYSHNGGSSLGVPIITTILDWDAKKERNTVKEVYEQVINDLTIAIPLMDTEVTDGYINHWAAKTILARVYLYKEDNALAYSTAKDIIDNSPYELVSRDKYVDSWADDYTSESIFSISNTLTDNGGLESIGNYADPDGYYIFAATKKLTLIFDDADIRKELLYDDYRTYKYDVQGRVLKFPGKGNTKDKIVAAWEEGKTLSNPSYTSNTPVFRLSELYLIAAEAAIKEADPVNATLYLNKIVERADPTATVAEADIDLDRILLERRKEFVSEGHRFFDLTRNKLNIDRPRLTKRQSSSVPKFIDWNYYKIVYPIPISERNANPNLIQNPDY, from the coding sequence ATGAAAAACATATATATAATAGCATTTAGTTTTGTGTTGTTGCTTTCATCATGTTCAGAAGATTATCTTGATCTGGACTCGAGCACATCGCAGAGTATGGATGCAGTAAATACACTTGATGATGTAGAGATGCTTTTGCATGGAGCCTACAATATATTATCGGATAATGATTATTACAATAATGGTTATTTAGCTAGAAGTGACGTTCGGGCTGATGATATGCTAAGTTTATCTTCATCCAGATTAGGAACTGAAAACAGGTATCAATATACACCTGAGAAATGTACCTCAGGAATGTGGTCAGTACCTTATACTGCAATTCGCCAGGCAAACAGAGTTTTGAATCACCTTGAAGCTATTGAAGCTGTTTCAGAATCGGATGTGACAATGAAAAATAGCATGAAAGGGCAAGCCCTAACTATTCGCGCACTTGCTCATTTTGATCTTTGTAGAATGTTTGGTCTTCCTTATTCTCACAATGGTGGTAGCTCTCTAGGTGTACCTATTATTACCACGATTCTTGATTGGGATGCTAAAAAAGAAAGAAACACGGTTAAAGAAGTTTACGAGCAAGTAATAAATGATCTCACTATTGCTATTCCTTTAATGGATACTGAGGTGACTGATGGTTATATCAATCATTGGGCAGCAAAAACTATTTTGGCCAGAGTTTACCTTTATAAAGAAGACAATGCTTTAGCGTATTCTACTGCTAAAGACATTATCGATAATAGCCCATATGAATTGGTATCTCGCGATAAGTATGTTGATTCATGGGCTGACGATTACACATCAGAATCTATTTTTTCTATTTCGAATACTCTGACCGATAATGGAGGACTTGAATCTATAGGTAATTATGCTGATCCTGATGGGTATTATATTTTTGCTGCGACAAAGAAGTTAACTTTAATATTCGACGATGCTGATATTCGTAAAGAGCTTTTGTATGACGATTACAGAACTTACAAATACGATGTTCAAGGTAGAGTGCTTAAGTTTCCCGGGAAAGGAAATACTAAAGACAAAATTGTAGCTGCATGGGAAGAAGGGAAAACCCTTTCTAATCCGTCATATACAAGTAATACGCCTGTTTTTAGACTTTCTGAACTTTATCTTATCGCTGCCGAAGCTGCAATTAAGGAAGCTGATCCTGTTAATGCAACTTTGTATTTGAATAAAATTGTTGAGCGTGCTGACCCTACAGCAACGGTTGCTGAAGCTGATATTGATTTGGATAGAATATTACTTGAAAGAAGAAAAGAATTTGTTTCAGAAGGGCATCGTTTCTTTGATTTGACAAGAAATAAGTTGAATATTGACAGACCCAGGTTGACTAAGAGGCAAAGCTCAAGTGTTCCAAAATTTATTGATTGGAACTATTACAAGATAGTTTATCCAATTCCTATTTCAGAAAGAAATGCGAATCCAAATTTGATTCAAAACCCAGATTATTAG
- a CDS encoding ankyrin repeat domain-containing protein, with protein sequence MKKTPYIFLLLALAFVMCTKSENSAGDKLFELIAKGNLEQFKAAVDASSDLNTTNSSGYSLLNYSIKEKESSIALFLIESGADVNAMSTTKSSKSPLMYAVKYKQLEVLKLLIEKGANLDVKNPDGHDVLYYANKYADREVMSILADHITLYDGVDGPYIFYSDEKVESVSVNIKHELVREDMSGKSEFDVELPEPYKTFKVQLKGKHEREEAIYPIAEKVLVVADIEGDISAFVDLLKSNHVIDEDYKWIFGNGHLVLNGDFVDRGNYVTQVLWLIYKLESEAENAGGKVHFIIGNHEDMLLRGNWKYTQQKYKAIASSLAIGYKDLYGNGTELGKWLRTKKLIAKVGDCIFVHAGLSKELLDKNLSVEELNNTAIPYIGTDRDVRAGIELIDFLYGRMGLLWYRGMVVDYKDYLKISSQNLDALLDFYKAQRIIVGHNVVDEVSFDFGGRVVRVDVDHHEEAQALLIVNGETFYRVDDKGQKEKL encoded by the coding sequence GTGAAAAAAACACCATATATATTTCTATTATTAGCACTTGCCTTTGTCATGTGTACCAAATCAGAAAATTCAGCAGGTGATAAGCTATTTGAGCTTATTGCGAAAGGCAATTTAGAACAATTTAAAGCTGCTGTAGATGCTTCAAGCGATTTAAATACGACTAATTCTTCAGGTTATTCTTTATTGAATTATTCGATAAAGGAGAAAGAATCCTCAATAGCTCTTTTCTTAATTGAGAGTGGTGCCGATGTTAATGCAATGAGTACCACTAAGTCCTCGAAATCACCTTTGATGTACGCAGTTAAATACAAGCAGCTGGAGGTTCTCAAACTTTTGATAGAGAAGGGGGCTAACTTGGATGTGAAAAATCCTGATGGTCATGATGTCTTGTATTATGCGAATAAATATGCTGATAGAGAAGTAATGTCCATATTAGCTGATCATATTACTTTATACGATGGTGTTGATGGACCTTATATATTTTATTCAGACGAGAAAGTAGAATCTGTATCCGTCAATATTAAACATGAACTTGTTCGTGAAGATATGTCTGGAAAATCTGAATTTGATGTTGAATTACCAGAACCATACAAAACCTTTAAAGTTCAATTAAAAGGAAAGCACGAAAGAGAAGAAGCCATTTATCCAATAGCTGAAAAAGTGTTGGTTGTTGCTGATATAGAGGGAGATATAAGTGCCTTTGTAGATCTGCTAAAGTCTAATCATGTTATTGATGAAGATTATAAATGGATTTTTGGGAATGGACATCTTGTTCTCAATGGTGATTTTGTAGACCGCGGAAACTACGTAACACAGGTTTTGTGGCTAATCTATAAGCTCGAATCTGAAGCTGAAAACGCAGGAGGTAAGGTCCATTTTATTATTGGAAATCATGAAGATATGCTATTACGTGGCAATTGGAAATACACACAACAGAAGTATAAGGCAATTGCAAGTTCTTTGGCTATTGGGTATAAGGATTTATATGGTAATGGTACCGAGCTTGGGAAATGGTTGAGAACAAAAAAATTAATAGCAAAGGTCGGAGATTGTATTTTTGTTCATGCTGGTTTGAGCAAAGAACTGTTGGATAAAAACTTATCTGTTGAAGAGTTAAATAATACAGCGATTCCTTATATTGGAACTGATAGAGATGTGCGTGCAGGTATTGAATTGATTGATTTTCTGTATGGAAGAATGGGACTTCTTTGGTATCGAGGTATGGTGGTTGATTATAAAGATTATCTTAAGATCTCAAGTCAAAACTTAGATGCACTATTAGATTTCTATAAAGCCCAAAGAATAATTGTAGGACATAATGTTGTTGATGAGGTTTCATTTGATTTTGGTGGTCGAGTTGTAAGAGTTGATGTTGATCATCATGAGGAGGCACAGGCCTTATTAATAGTAAATGGTGAAACTTTTTATCGAGTAGATGATAAAGGACAAAAAGAAAAACTGTAA
- a CDS encoding hybrid sensor histidine kinase/response regulator transcription factor, with protein sequence MSTAENIIRYDNSSLRFKHLQVEHGLSSNVTSSILQDSKGFLWFGTDAGLNRFDGFQIKIFESRRDQNNSLSNEVIKCIFEDSKGKIWIGTERGLNYYDPQTDQFRYFLSQKENTNSLSNNTITSICEDNLNRIWVGTFNGLNQLMAFNKEGEPVFKRFNHNPQKKGSISNNRIFCLTIDKNGNLWVGTEGGGLNLLKAEEITKKELNFIHFTHLKSDPLSIANNIVYNIYQINDGSIYVGTDNGLSIFQEKGEEYHIQNYPNTEEQRRKFKEHKVYSLAQDKNNKIWIGTFGDGLILLNPEEKNYITYNNEPYNNQSLSRDFIFNVYISTEGIIWLATRETGIDRIDPNTQRFIHTKHNPNNLNSLSSNVIKSIAEGPNGKFWFGTYGGGLNVFDPKTNKYKSYVHSSSDLNSPSSNIIESIAFDHFNRLWIGTSKGLNLFDPKKEKFTRFEHDSYNTNSLGNDNIWYILPSKDKKGLWIATYDGVDKYDWEKNKFYHFKNDPNEPTSLSFNFTRAILEDDNQVLWVSTWGGGLDKLDLKQKYDSGKAKFAHFRHIPEKKNSISSDLVNTTFLDSRNNLWVGTQDGLNLFRKGSDDFIRYTENDGLVDNVIKGILEDDKGQIWISTQKGMSKFNPSTKKFTNYFRKDGLQGDIFNLSSCLLNSKGQMMFGGNNGVSIFKPEEIIDRIDFPTVYINQIKINNQLIQSAQEFNGRIPVPNALDRQEIINLNHYENTINIEFSAIEYSSPEKIKFAYLLDGVDTKWNKANYQNRQVTYSGLKPGKYQFQVKSTNTNGEWGQNVARLTFSIAHPLWATNLAIFLYILILTGFVYYLGTIFRNRIQIKKELHREKEEHKKRIELNKFKLQFFTNVSHEIRTPLTLISLPLQKILNDNDKMNSKEKTSYLEAMDRNVQILMRLVNQLLDFRKVETKNIKLKIEQASLSKLLAYYTDNFKIIAEKKGINLSFEDTDIESIICIDNEKLESIISNLLSNAFKYTPDNKSIKVKLHNKGEIALPKSASNEFHNSDFICFSVQDTGIGIPHDKIDFIFDRFNQITSNSITEIGTGIGLAIAKYLTEAHKGFISVESTLGEGSAFFVWLPAKKDFYANDEIQEDSSVEFTPSNFIAKQSFTSSELDETVPEQNDSIGKIKEQTILIVEDHPEMRSYIKDSLCQKYNILEAENGKDGLEKALIDGPDLVITDVMMPVMDGMEFCKKLKKNINISHIPVVMLTAKNSLENELKGLDNGADQYLVKPFNIEHLLLVVRNLLESRKKMQLRFSGTSIPEPKEITVTSADEKFFQKTTEIIEKHIADSDFNVELLSQQTGLSTVHLYRKLKSITGMSTNEYIRSFKMKRAAQLLRQNKLRISEVAYSIGFNDPKYFRKCFKNEFGKSPSEYAKDFD encoded by the coding sequence GTGTCCACGGCTGAAAATATTATCAGATACGACAATTCATCATTACGATTTAAACATCTTCAAGTAGAGCATGGTCTATCATCTAATGTTACAAGTTCTATTTTACAAGACAGTAAAGGTTTTCTTTGGTTTGGTACTGATGCTGGGTTAAATCGTTTTGACGGATTTCAAATTAAAATCTTTGAATCTAGAAGGGATCAAAATAATTCACTTAGCAACGAAGTAATTAAATGTATTTTTGAAGATAGTAAAGGAAAAATTTGGATTGGAACCGAACGTGGACTGAATTACTATGATCCACAAACAGATCAATTTCGATATTTCCTTTCTCAAAAAGAAAACACCAACTCTCTCTCCAATAATACTATTACCTCTATTTGTGAAGATAATTTGAATAGAATATGGGTGGGTACTTTCAATGGGTTAAATCAACTTATGGCTTTTAATAAAGAAGGAGAACCTGTATTTAAGCGATTCAATCACAATCCTCAAAAAAAAGGATCTATAAGCAATAATCGAATATTTTGCCTAACCATAGACAAAAATGGTAATTTATGGGTAGGAACAGAAGGTGGAGGACTTAACCTGTTAAAAGCCGAAGAGATCACAAAAAAAGAGTTAAACTTCATTCATTTTACTCACTTGAAATCGGATCCCCTTTCAATTGCCAACAATATTGTTTACAACATTTACCAAATTAATGATGGTAGCATATATGTTGGTACTGATAATGGACTAAGTATTTTTCAAGAAAAGGGAGAAGAATACCATATTCAAAATTACCCTAATACAGAAGAACAAAGGAGAAAATTTAAAGAGCACAAAGTATACTCTCTGGCTCAGGACAAAAATAATAAAATTTGGATCGGTACTTTTGGAGATGGCTTAATACTACTCAATCCTGAGGAAAAAAACTATATTACGTATAATAATGAACCTTATAACAATCAATCCTTAAGTCGTGATTTTATATTTAATGTTTATATATCAACAGAAGGAATTATTTGGCTCGCCACCCGTGAAACTGGAATTGATAGAATTGATCCAAATACTCAACGATTTATTCATACAAAACACAATCCCAACAATCTCAACTCGCTATCAAGTAATGTGATTAAATCGATAGCAGAGGGACCTAATGGTAAATTTTGGTTTGGAACTTATGGTGGAGGTCTAAATGTATTCGATCCAAAAACCAATAAATACAAGAGCTATGTCCATTCCTCATCCGACCTCAACAGCCCTAGTAGTAATATAATAGAATCCATCGCTTTTGATCATTTTAACAGATTATGGATTGGAACGTCGAAAGGCTTGAATCTTTTTGATCCTAAAAAAGAGAAATTTACCCGCTTTGAACATGACAGTTACAACACAAATAGTCTGGGGAATGATAATATCTGGTATATACTTCCATCTAAAGACAAAAAAGGGCTTTGGATTGCGACTTACGATGGGGTGGATAAATATGACTGGGAAAAAAATAAATTCTACCATTTTAAAAACGATCCCAACGAACCAACAAGTTTAAGCTTTAATTTCACACGTGCCATACTGGAAGACGACAATCAGGTGTTATGGGTTAGCACTTGGGGAGGAGGTCTTGACAAACTTGATCTGAAGCAAAAATATGATTCAGGGAAAGCTAAATTTGCCCATTTTCGCCATATTCCTGAAAAGAAGAATAGTATTAGCAGTGATCTTGTGAACACCACGTTTTTAGACAGTAGAAACAATCTTTGGGTTGGAACCCAGGATGGACTTAATCTATTTAGAAAAGGCAGTGATGATTTTATAAGATATACCGAAAATGATGGTCTGGTAGACAATGTGATAAAAGGGATACTGGAAGATGATAAGGGACAGATTTGGATCAGTACACAAAAAGGTATGTCCAAATTTAATCCTTCAACTAAAAAGTTCACCAATTATTTCAGAAAAGATGGACTACAGGGGGATATTTTCAATCTTTCGTCGTGCCTGCTCAATTCCAAGGGTCAAATGATGTTTGGAGGCAATAATGGAGTAAGTATTTTTAAACCAGAAGAAATAATTGATAGAATTGATTTTCCGACTGTTTATATCAATCAGATAAAAATCAATAATCAACTAATTCAGTCAGCACAGGAATTTAATGGTAGAATACCTGTTCCGAACGCATTAGACAGGCAGGAAATCATCAATTTAAATCATTATGAAAACACGATAAATATAGAATTTAGTGCTATTGAATATTCTTCTCCAGAGAAAATAAAGTTTGCTTACCTATTGGATGGCGTAGATACTAAGTGGAACAAAGCTAACTACCAAAACAGGCAGGTCACTTATTCCGGTCTCAAGCCAGGAAAATATCAATTCCAGGTAAAATCAACCAATACGAATGGAGAATGGGGCCAAAATGTAGCAAGACTAACTTTTAGTATTGCCCATCCTCTGTGGGCCACAAATCTTGCCATTTTTTTATACATCTTAATACTCACTGGTTTTGTTTATTACTTGGGTACAATTTTTCGTAATCGGATTCAAATAAAGAAAGAACTTCATCGTGAAAAAGAAGAGCACAAAAAACGAATCGAATTAAACAAATTTAAACTTCAGTTTTTCACTAATGTCTCCCATGAAATTAGAACTCCCCTCACATTAATATCTCTTCCATTACAAAAAATTCTCAATGATAATGACAAAATGAATTCTAAGGAAAAAACATCTTACCTGGAAGCCATGGATCGTAATGTTCAAATATTAATGAGATTGGTAAATCAATTATTGGATTTCAGAAAGGTGGAAACTAAGAACATTAAACTTAAAATTGAACAAGCCAGCCTGTCAAAACTATTGGCTTATTATACTGACAACTTTAAAATTATTGCAGAAAAAAAAGGAATTAATCTAAGTTTTGAAGATACAGATATTGAATCTATCATCTGTATTGATAATGAAAAACTAGAAAGTATCATTAGCAACCTCTTGTCAAATGCATTTAAATATACTCCTGATAATAAAAGTATTAAGGTGAAACTTCATAATAAAGGGGAAATTGCATTGCCAAAATCAGCTTCAAATGAATTTCATAATTCGGACTTCATATGTTTCTCTGTGCAAGATACAGGTATTGGAATTCCACACGATAAAATAGACTTTATCTTTGACCGATTCAACCAAATAACCTCAAACTCCATTACGGAGATTGGAACTGGAATTGGCCTTGCCATTGCGAAATATCTTACAGAAGCTCATAAAGGGTTTATTTCTGTAGAAAGTACCTTAGGTGAAGGAAGTGCATTTTTTGTTTGGCTACCTGCCAAAAAAGATTTTTATGCTAATGATGAAATTCAGGAAGACTCATCAGTAGAATTTACCCCATCTAATTTTATTGCTAAACAATCTTTTACCTCTTCAGAATTAGACGAAACTGTTCCTGAGCAAAACGATTCAATAGGGAAAATTAAAGAACAGACCATTTTAATAGTGGAAGACCACCCTGAGATGCGATCTTACATAAAGGATTCCTTATGTCAAAAATATAATATTCTTGAAGCAGAAAATGGCAAAGACGGACTGGAAAAAGCATTAATTGATGGTCCTGATTTAGTAATTACGGATGTTATGATGCCTGTAATGGACGGGATGGAATTCTGTAAAAAACTCAAAAAAAATATAAACATCAGCCATATACCAGTAGTGATGTTAACAGCTAAAAATAGTTTAGAAAATGAATTGAAAGGACTAGACAATGGTGCTGATCAATATCTAGTAAAACCCTTTAATATTGAACATCTTTTACTTGTTGTAAGAAACCTTCTAGAATCAAGGAAAAAAATGCAGTTAAGGTTTTCTGGAACTAGCATACCGGAACCAAAAGAAATAACAGTTACTTCGGCCGATGAAAAATTTTTCCAGAAAACTACTGAGATTATTGAAAAACACATAGCTGACTCTGATTTTAACGTTGAGTTATTATCCCAACAAACTGGCTTAAGTACGGTACACTTGTATCGAAAATTAAAATCAATAACGGGAATGTCAACGAATGAATACATCCGTTCTTTTAAAATGAAACGTGCAGCTCAACTACTCAGACAAAACAAACTTAGAATATCTGAAGTAGCTTATTCAATTGGATTCAATGATCCAAAATATTTCAGGAAGTGTTTTAAAAATGAATTTGGAAAGAGCCCTTCGGAGTACGCAAAGGATTTTGACTAG
- a CDS encoding L-serine ammonia-lyase — MQSIRELFKIGYGPSSSHTIAPGRAAQIFLEKNPEIRNFRVTLYGSLAATGVGHGTDAVIQAVLLPHEVEIIWKPDVELPIHPNGLLFEAMQEQQVVDSWEVYSVGGGDLQDDSGVLNDATSFYTLSNMSDILKWCQTEGCTFWEYVELCEGREIWEYLQKVWEVMQNTIKRGLEEEGVLPGTLRLPRKASSYFIRSQQTAGSSGNLGLIFAAALAVAEENAASGLVVTAPTCGASGVVPAVLYFLKHNQGFSDQRILRALATAGLIGNIVKTNGSISGAEVGCQGELGTACAMAAGAATQALGGSPQQVEYAAEMGFEHNLGLTCDPVEGYVQIPCIERNAFIAQKARECAVFSLLSDGIHKVTFDEVVETMMQTGKDLQSKYRETSMGGLARIVRPNIRK, encoded by the coding sequence ATGCAATCAATAAGAGAACTATTTAAAATTGGTTATGGTCCTTCTAGTAGCCATACCATCGCACCTGGGCGTGCAGCACAAATATTTTTGGAAAAGAATCCCGAAATCAGAAACTTTAGGGTCACCTTATATGGTAGTTTGGCTGCAACAGGTGTCGGGCATGGTACAGATGCAGTGATTCAGGCTGTTTTACTTCCTCACGAAGTAGAGATTATTTGGAAACCAGATGTCGAACTACCCATTCATCCAAATGGTTTGCTCTTCGAGGCGATGCAAGAGCAACAGGTTGTTGATTCCTGGGAAGTATATTCAGTAGGAGGCGGTGATCTTCAGGATGACTCGGGTGTCTTGAATGATGCGACCTCTTTCTATACTCTTTCTAATATGAGTGATATTCTAAAGTGGTGTCAAACTGAAGGTTGTACATTCTGGGAATATGTGGAATTGTGTGAAGGTCGAGAAATTTGGGAATATTTGCAAAAAGTGTGGGAGGTGATGCAAAATACTATAAAACGAGGATTGGAAGAGGAAGGTGTGTTGCCTGGTACCCTTCGTTTGCCCCGAAAGGCCAGCTCCTATTTCATTCGTTCCCAACAAACCGCAGGTTCATCCGGAAATTTAGGACTCATTTTTGCTGCCGCTTTGGCCGTTGCCGAAGAAAATGCAGCTAGTGGTTTGGTCGTTACTGCACCTACTTGTGGTGCTTCAGGTGTCGTTCCAGCGGTTCTCTATTTCCTGAAGCACAATCAGGGTTTCAGTGATCAGAGAATTCTTCGAGCATTAGCCACTGCAGGTTTAATTGGAAATATTGTTAAAACCAATGGGTCCATTTCAGGAGCTGAAGTGGGGTGTCAGGGCGAATTAGGAACTGCTTGTGCTATGGCTGCAGGTGCAGCAACACAAGCTTTGGGTGGATCCCCTCAACAGGTTGAATATGCAGCCGAAATGGGATTTGAACACAATTTAGGATTGACTTGTGATCCGGTTGAAGGGTATGTTCAAATACCTTGTATTGAGAGAAATGCCTTTATAGCCCAAAAGGCGAGGGAATGCGCTGTCTTTTCTTTACTTTCTGACGGAATTCACAAAGTAACTTTTGATGAAGTAGTTGAAACTATGATGCAAACAGGCAAAGATTTACAATCTAAATACAGGGAAACTAGTATGGGAGGATTAGCTCGAATTGTCCGCCCTAATATTAGAAAATAG